In Bradyrhizobium erythrophlei, a single genomic region encodes these proteins:
- a CDS encoding ROK family protein yields MAEEVLATGIARHGASRLPSVEVDSFNVELKDDDGFIGDRASKGAFRKILDDLRKPLKKNGEDPLGEKSAAKISKSELDEALSGDDVGKAALVHGAIEEFASELAYVTSRFLKQKAWADTERIVVGGGFRQSRVGELAIARTDSLLKAEGFKIDLLPIRFDPDDAGLIGCLHLAPSWIFEGYDSILAIDIGGTNIRCGVVETRWKKAKDLSKAEVWHSELWRHADDEPTREGAIKRMVKMLKGLIEEAEAEGLKLAPFIGISCPGVINEDGSIEKGAQNLPGNWESSKFNLPASLVEAIPMIGDHDTAILMHNDGVAQGLSEVPFMQDVEHWGVLTIGTGLGNARFSNRRNGKDKDKEKDRGGDDKKDKKKGD; encoded by the coding sequence ATGGCTGAGGAAGTCCTTGCGACCGGAATTGCCCGGCACGGCGCTTCCCGCCTGCCATCGGTGGAAGTCGACAGTTTCAACGTCGAATTGAAGGACGACGACGGTTTTATCGGCGACCGCGCCAGCAAGGGCGCGTTCCGGAAAATCCTCGACGACCTGCGCAAGCCGCTGAAGAAGAACGGCGAGGACCCGCTCGGCGAAAAATCCGCCGCCAAAATCAGCAAGAGCGAACTCGATGAAGCCCTGTCGGGCGATGACGTCGGCAAGGCGGCGCTGGTGCACGGCGCGATCGAGGAATTCGCCAGTGAACTCGCCTATGTGACGTCGCGCTTCCTCAAGCAGAAGGCCTGGGCCGACACCGAGCGCATCGTGGTCGGCGGCGGCTTTCGCCAGAGCCGGGTCGGCGAACTCGCCATTGCCCGCACCGATAGTCTCTTGAAAGCCGAGGGCTTCAAGATCGACCTCTTGCCGATCCGTTTCGATCCGGACGATGCCGGCCTGATCGGTTGCCTGCACTTGGCGCCGTCGTGGATTTTCGAGGGCTATGACAGCATTCTCGCCATCGACATTGGCGGCACGAATATCCGCTGCGGCGTGGTCGAAACCCGCTGGAAGAAGGCGAAGGACCTGTCGAAAGCCGAGGTTTGGCACTCCGAGCTCTGGCGTCATGCCGATGACGAGCCGACGCGCGAGGGCGCCATCAAGCGCATGGTCAAGATGCTGAAAGGTTTGATCGAAGAGGCCGAAGCAGAAGGCCTCAAGCTTGCGCCCTTTATCGGGATCTCCTGTCCCGGCGTGATCAACGAAGACGGATCGATCGAAAAAGGCGCGCAGAACCTGCCGGGCAATTGGGAAAGCAGCAAATTCAATCTGCCGGCGAGCCTGGTCGAGGCGATCCCCATGATCGGCGATCACGACACGGCGATTCTGATGCACAATGACGGCGTCGCGCAGGGCCTGTCGGAGGTTCCCTTCATGCAGGATGTCGAGCATTGGGGCGTTCTCACCATCGGCACCGGGCTCGGCAATGCGCGCTTTTCCAATCGCCGGAACGGCAAAGATAAGGACAAGGAAAAGGACCGCGGCGGCGACGACAAGAAGGACAAGAAGAAGGGCGATTAA
- the rplU gene encoding 50S ribosomal protein L21 has product MFAVIKTGGRQYRVVPDDVLEIGKIAGDVGTIVQLGEVLLVGGESPILGTPTVAGATVAAEVLQHKRGPKVISFKKRRRKNSRRKRGYRDEITVLRITEILTNDNKPTVGPRPKREKVVAKPESDSDEAPKAAKKAAPKKPAAKKAAAKPAAKPAAKKAPAKKGKTDKK; this is encoded by the coding sequence ATGTTCGCAGTCATCAAAACCGGCGGCCGGCAGTACCGCGTCGTTCCGGATGATGTGCTCGAGATTGGCAAGATCGCCGGCGACGTCGGCACGATCGTGCAGCTTGGAGAAGTTCTTTTGGTCGGCGGCGAGTCCCCGATCCTTGGAACGCCCACGGTGGCCGGCGCGACCGTTGCAGCCGAAGTGTTGCAGCACAAGCGCGGACCGAAGGTCATCTCCTTCAAGAAGCGCCGCCGCAAGAATTCGCGCCGCAAGCGCGGCTATCGGGACGAGATCACGGTGCTTCGCATCACCGAGATCCTGACCAACGACAACAAGCCAACCGTCGGACCGCGCCCGAAGCGCGAGAAGGTGGTGGCAAAGCCCGAGAGCGACTCGGACGAGGCGCCGAAGGCTGCCAAGAAGGCCGCGCCGAAGAAGCCGGCCGCCAAGAAGGCCGCTGCCAAGCCTGCCGCTAAGCCAGCGGCAAAGAAGGCGCCGGCCAAGAAGGGCAAGACCGACAAGAAGTGA
- the rpmA gene encoding 50S ribosomal protein L27, whose amino-acid sequence MAHKKAGGSSRNGRDSAGKRLGIKAYGGEHVIPGNIIARQRGTTWHPGLNVGMGTDHTLFAKVEGRVEFRAKTGGRTFVSVIPMAEAAE is encoded by the coding sequence ATGGCTCACAAAAAAGCAGGCGGTTCATCACGTAACGGCCGCGATTCCGCGGGCAAGCGCCTTGGCATCAAGGCCTATGGTGGCGAGCATGTGATTCCCGGCAACATTATCGCGCGTCAGCGCGGCACGACCTGGCATCCCGGCCTTAATGTCGGCATGGGCACGGACCATACTCTCTTTGCGAAGGTGGAAGGCCGTGTCGAGTTTCGTGCGAAAACTGGCGGCCGCACCTTCGTATCGGTGATTCCGATGGCGGAGGCGGCCGAATAG
- a CDS encoding GNAT family N-acetyltransferase, which produces MLQDIPPTALREAGRCILDTERLTLRRPTLADVNAIARLADNRRIAVNTRLPHPYSQNHAVEFVRHVASQPREVVFLVEHNHTPIGMVGAGWREAETPELGYWLGVDHWGQGFATEAARAVLDFTFEEFDIAFVRSFARVTNPASRNVLEKCGFQWSGVELHRFESIGSSAPVDCFRLTRGVWASLKNWGSSTRRK; this is translated from the coding sequence ATGTTGCAGGATATCCCGCCCACGGCGTTGCGCGAGGCTGGACGTTGCATTCTCGATACCGAGCGGCTGACGTTGCGCCGGCCGACGCTCGCCGACGTCAACGCGATTGCACGTCTCGCCGACAATCGCCGCATCGCGGTGAACACCCGCCTGCCGCATCCGTATTCGCAAAATCACGCCGTCGAGTTTGTGCGCCACGTGGCGAGCCAGCCGCGCGAAGTCGTGTTCCTGGTCGAACACAATCACACGCCGATCGGAATGGTCGGCGCCGGTTGGCGCGAGGCCGAGACTCCGGAGCTCGGCTACTGGCTGGGCGTGGACCATTGGGGGCAAGGCTTTGCCACCGAGGCCGCGCGCGCGGTGCTCGATTTCACCTTCGAGGAGTTCGACATCGCGTTCGTCCGCTCCTTTGCGCGGGTCACCAACCCCGCCTCGCGCAACGTGCTGGAGAAATGCGGCTTCCAGTGGAGCGGCGTGGAATTGCATCGCTTCGAATCGATCGGATCGTCGGCTCCCGTCGACTGCTTTCGACTGACGCGCGGCGTCTGGGCGTCGCTGAAGAACTGGGGCAGTTCGACGCGGCGCAAATAA
- a CDS encoding DMT family transporter, translated as MSLRATISSVTDDRSTRLGGILLMLTAVAMFAFGDALGKYIVATYSVGQLMLLRSCAAFALMGPSIWRHRAEFRRMDRPWLQLLRVVLSTLEIAAFFLATVYLPLADVVTYYQATPIFVTALSGLVLGERIGWRRWSAILVGFGGVLIALQPSAQTITWPAMIALAGSLAFSCSLLTTRLLRTTPDIVLVSAQFAGGLAFGLVIAPAGWVTPTWSSLVLFFAAGAISACALLCVNRSLKLAPASTVVPYQYTMIVWAVAFGYIVFGDVPSLSTAIGATVVIGAGLYIFFRERQLGRTEIAVSPPA; from the coding sequence ATGAGCCTTCGCGCAACCATATCCTCCGTCACCGACGATCGTTCCACGCGCCTTGGCGGCATCCTGCTGATGCTGACGGCGGTCGCCATGTTCGCGTTCGGCGACGCGCTCGGCAAATATATCGTGGCGACCTATTCGGTCGGACAGCTCATGTTGCTGCGCTCCTGCGCGGCGTTCGCGCTGATGGGTCCATCGATCTGGCGGCATCGTGCGGAATTCCGCCGCATGGACCGGCCCTGGTTGCAACTGCTGCGTGTCGTCCTGTCGACGCTGGAGATCGCCGCTTTCTTTCTCGCCACCGTCTATCTGCCGCTCGCCGACGTCGTCACCTACTACCAGGCGACGCCGATTTTCGTGACCGCCTTGTCGGGGCTGGTATTGGGCGAGCGCATCGGATGGCGGCGCTGGAGTGCGATCCTGGTCGGATTTGGCGGCGTCCTGATCGCGCTTCAACCGTCGGCGCAGACGATCACGTGGCCGGCGATGATCGCGCTGGCCGGCAGCCTGGCGTTCTCGTGTTCGCTGCTGACCACTCGCTTGTTGCGAACGACGCCCGACATCGTGCTGGTCTCGGCGCAGTTCGCGGGCGGGCTGGCGTTCGGCCTCGTGATTGCGCCTGCCGGCTGGGTGACGCCGACCTGGAGCAGCCTTGTCCTGTTCTTTGCGGCCGGCGCGATCTCGGCCTGCGCTTTGCTCTGCGTTAACCGTTCGCTGAAGCTCGCGCCCGCCAGCACCGTCGTGCCGTATCAATATACGATGATCGTCTGGGCGGTCGCGTTCGGCTATATCGTGTTCGGCGACGTGCCGTCACTGTCGACAGCGATCGGTGCCACCGTCGTCATCGGCGCCGGGCTATATATTTTCTTCCGCGAGCGGCAGCTCGGGCGGACTGAAATTGCAGTAAGCCCGCCCGCCTGA
- the obgE gene encoding GTPase ObgE — protein MKFLDEAKVYIRSGDGGNGCVAFRREKYVEFGGPSGGNGGRGGDVIVEVVDGLNTLIDYRYQQHFKAPKGTNGMGKDRHGANGKDIVLKVPVGTQIFDEDRTTLIHDFTTLGEKFVLAEGGNGGFGNAHFKSSTNRAPRNANPGEVGEERWIWLRLKLIADAGLVGLPNAGKSTFLSKVSAAKPKIADYPFTTLHPQLGVVNADGREFVLADIPGLIEGAHEGAGLGDRFLGHVERCRVLLHLVDATTDHAGKAYKTVRAELEAYAGTLADKIEIVALNKIDAVTAEELKKQKERLKRASKKTPLLISGVTGEGVETALRALVEVIGEAPVSNKAKAGAQAEPSQAEPWAMPPG, from the coding sequence ATGAAATTCCTTGACGAAGCCAAGGTGTATATCCGCTCCGGCGACGGTGGAAACGGCTGCGTGGCCTTCCGTCGCGAGAAGTATGTCGAGTTCGGCGGCCCTTCCGGCGGCAATGGCGGACGTGGCGGCGATGTGATCGTCGAAGTGGTCGACGGGCTCAATACCCTGATCGATTATCGCTATCAGCAGCACTTCAAGGCCCCGAAGGGCACCAATGGCATGGGCAAGGACCGCCATGGCGCCAACGGCAAAGACATCGTGCTCAAGGTGCCGGTCGGCACACAGATCTTCGACGAAGACAGAACGACGCTGATCCACGACTTCACCACACTCGGAGAGAAGTTCGTGCTTGCCGAAGGCGGCAATGGCGGATTCGGCAACGCGCATTTCAAGTCCTCGACCAACCGCGCCCCGCGCAACGCCAATCCCGGCGAAGTCGGCGAGGAACGCTGGATCTGGCTGCGGCTGAAATTGATCGCCGACGCCGGGCTCGTTGGTTTGCCCAATGCCGGCAAGTCGACCTTCCTGTCCAAGGTCAGTGCAGCAAAACCCAAAATCGCCGACTATCCCTTCACGACGTTGCACCCACAACTTGGCGTGGTGAATGCCGACGGGCGCGAGTTCGTGCTCGCCGACATTCCCGGACTGATCGAGGGTGCACATGAAGGCGCGGGTCTCGGCGATCGTTTCCTCGGCCATGTCGAGCGCTGCCGCGTTTTGCTGCACCTCGTCGATGCCACGACCGACCATGCCGGCAAGGCCTACAAGACGGTGCGCGCCGAGCTCGAAGCCTACGCAGGCACGCTTGCCGACAAGATCGAGATCGTCGCGCTGAACAAGATCGACGCGGTGACCGCGGAAGAGTTGAAGAAACAGAAGGAGCGGCTGAAGCGTGCTTCGAAGAAGACGCCGCTTCTGATTTCAGGCGTCACCGGCGAAGGCGTCGAGACCGCATTGCGGGCGCTTGTCGAGGTCATCGGCGAAGCGCCGGTTTCCAACAAGGCCAAGGCCGGTGCGCAGGCCGAGCCGTCCCAGGCTGAACCTTGGGCGATGCCGCCGGGCTAA